The following proteins are encoded in a genomic region of Reichenbachiella sp.:
- a CDS encoding DUF4856 domain-containing protein gives MKFSKIYIGLLFGATLMSCSDDETTPSIETPDTYTFTRDGASTVSYSGQSTRIAMNHEFGGALKVETNSEEALLSMYNHQEGEADFSDADLNASDKNLKSKTAASADFYSDNATDAAAIKTQIDTWIGNQHDEVFPRWNDAASAGNAGQIADGTSTRYVSAEGVEYNQVIAKSLIGALLADQILNNYTSTAVLDAGSNIEDNDADVLAEGKTYTNMEHKWDEAYGYVYGGTAEKPSDLLKYIGSVDGNENYTGIADAIEDAFILGRAAIVAKDYTVRDTQAEIIRENISKVIAVRAVHYLQGGKALLESQEYGGAFHDLSEGLGFVYSLQFTRKPNTDSPYFTKTEVEKFYEDILANENGLWSASSTTLDEISNKIVDAFDLVLAEAAL, from the coding sequence ATGAAATTCAGTAAGATTTATATCGGTTTACTTTTTGGAGCGACATTGATGTCATGCAGCGATGATGAAACCACTCCATCGATAGAAACGCCAGATACATATACATTCACCAGAGATGGAGCGAGTACTGTTTCTTACAGTGGTCAGTCTACAAGAATAGCCATGAATCATGAATTCGGTGGTGCGCTAAAAGTGGAAACCAATTCTGAAGAAGCGCTATTAAGTATGTACAATCACCAAGAGGGTGAGGCTGATTTTTCGGATGCTGACTTAAATGCTTCTGATAAAAACCTAAAGAGTAAAACTGCAGCTTCAGCTGATTTTTATTCAGACAACGCTACGGATGCTGCAGCTATTAAAACACAAATCGACACTTGGATTGGAAACCAACATGATGAAGTTTTTCCACGTTGGAATGATGCCGCTTCAGCAGGTAATGCTGGTCAAATTGCTGATGGGACTTCTACAAGATATGTGAGTGCAGAAGGTGTAGAATACAATCAGGTAATCGCCAAGTCTCTAATCGGTGCTCTTTTAGCAGATCAGATTTTGAATAACTATACGAGTACAGCTGTGCTGGATGCTGGTTCCAACATTGAAGATAATGATGCTGATGTGCTTGCAGAAGGCAAGACGTATACGAATATGGAGCACAAATGGGATGAAGCTTACGGATATGTATATGGAGGTACAGCTGAGAAGCCGAGCGATTTATTGAAGTACATTGGAAGCGTTGATGGAAATGAAAATTACACTGGGATTGCTGATGCAATTGAAGATGCTTTTATTTTGGGTAGAGCGGCCATTGTTGCCAAAGACTATACCGTAAGAGATACCCAAGCAGAAATAATTAGAGAGAACATTTCTAAGGTGATAGCTGTAAGAGCTGTACATTATCTTCAAGGAGGTAAAGCATTGCTCGAATCTCAGGAATATGGAGGTGCTTTCCATGATTTGTCTGAAGGGTTAGGCTTTGTATACAGTTTGCAGTTTACAAGAAAGCCAAATACAGATTCACCTTACTTCACTAAGACTGAAGTAGAAAAATTTTACGAAGATATATTGGCCAATGAAAATGGCCTATGGAGTGCTTCTTCAACCACACTTGACGAGATATCAAATAAAATCGTTGATGCTTTCGATCTAGTGCTAGCTGAAGCAGCATTATAA
- a CDS encoding imelysin family protein, which yields MKVSRVFLLVFTVFLFSCDTGSDESAGDNFDRGAMLANWADNIIIPAYANYEKELDALVSSVETFTADASESNLVSLRDKWQSAYLAWQWVSMFEIGRAEALSMQSYSNLYPTNPTEIEASITSGDYNLELPSRRDQQGFPAIDYLINGLGSTDADIVAFYTNIQTGSSYKTYLSDIVNRLHSMTTEVVEDWNNGYRDTFVNNDGSSATGAVNKVANDYIYYFEKHLRASKIGIPAGVFSSNSPDPTDVEAFYNSDFSKALYEEALAASEAFFNGQHYGSATKGESFATYLEYLNSIKEGEDLVKLINDQFVTIETTGANLLDDFSEQVETNNTLMLNTYDELQKNVIYFKLDMLQALNIKVDYVDADGD from the coding sequence ATGAAGGTTTCTAGAGTTTTCTTATTAGTATTTACAGTTTTCTTATTCTCTTGCGATACAGGAAGCGATGAGTCCGCCGGTGATAATTTTGATCGTGGGGCTATGTTAGCCAATTGGGCGGACAACATCATTATTCCTGCTTATGCAAACTATGAAAAGGAATTGGACGCACTCGTGTCATCAGTTGAGACCTTTACGGCTGATGCTTCTGAAAGTAATTTGGTATCTCTAAGAGATAAGTGGCAGTCGGCTTACCTGGCCTGGCAATGGGTATCTATGTTTGAAATTGGTAGGGCAGAAGCACTTAGTATGCAGAGTTATTCAAATTTGTATCCTACCAATCCCACTGAAATAGAAGCCAGTATTACTTCTGGTGATTACAATTTGGAGCTCCCTTCAAGAAGAGATCAGCAAGGTTTTCCAGCTATTGATTATTTGATTAATGGTTTGGGGAGTACTGATGCAGATATTGTCGCTTTCTATACAAATATTCAAACTGGTTCTTCTTATAAAACCTATTTAAGTGATATAGTCAATAGATTACATTCCATGACCACGGAAGTAGTGGAAGATTGGAATAATGGTTACCGTGACACTTTTGTAAACAATGACGGTTCTAGTGCGACTGGTGCGGTTAATAAGGTGGCGAATGATTATATCTATTATTTCGAAAAGCACTTACGTGCCAGTAAAATTGGTATTCCGGCAGGTGTATTCTCAAGCAATTCACCTGATCCGACGGATGTAGAAGCTTTTTACAATTCAGACTTTTCAAAAGCGCTTTACGAAGAAGCTTTAGCGGCAAGTGAAGCCTTTTTTAATGGTCAGCATTATGGCAGTGCAACGAAAGGGGAAAGTTTTGCTACCTATCTGGAATATTTGAATTCAATTAAAGAAGGAGAGGATTTAGTTAAGTTGATCAATGATCAGTTTGTTACAATAGAAACTACAGGGGCAAATCTTTTGGATGATTTCTCTGAGCAAGTAGAAACAAATAATACATTGATGCTCAATACCTATGATGAGCTACAAAAGAATGTAATTTACTTCAAGCTCGACATGTTGCAAGCATTAAATATCAAAGTCGATTATGTAGATGCTGATGGTGACTGA
- a CDS encoding HTTM domain-containing protein, with the protein MVTDGQSSYWNQSLQAAPLAVFRILFGLLMFMSMIRFWAYGWIERLYLDPSFHFTYYGFEWVKPLGGFTYVIFIVCGLSALMVAVGYKYRIAIIVFFLSFTYIELMDKTTYLNHYYFVSLVSFVLIFLPAHVYASIDSCKNPTMSFDYIPRWNVDVLKLMLGIVYFYAGLAKLNSDWLVHAMPLKMWLPGGYDLPLLGYWLQQTWVHYALSWMGALYDLTVPFLLLYATTRWLGYFMVIVFHVLTSMLFPIGMFPYLMIACTLIFFTPSFHVKVLEKLSQYVPWLRPTAHSGRSLNIDNKSLWQSVRLNLIIVFFALQLAIPFRYLLYPGELFWTEEGFRFSWRVMLMEKAGVASFKIVDGKTGQRFYVENRDFLTPFQEKQMSFQPDFILEYAHYLGRHFESQGHQNVEVYVDSFVALNGRSSRPFVNPKVDLMKEKESFKHKDWILPFEDEIKGL; encoded by the coding sequence ATGGTGACTGATGGGCAATCATCATATTGGAATCAATCTTTACAGGCCGCTCCACTAGCGGTCTTTCGTATTTTATTCGGGCTGCTCATGTTTATGAGCATGATTCGATTTTGGGCCTATGGCTGGATCGAGCGGTTGTACTTAGACCCCAGTTTTCATTTTACCTATTATGGTTTTGAATGGGTGAAACCTTTGGGGGGATTTACTTATGTCATATTCATTGTTTGTGGCTTATCTGCATTGATGGTTGCGGTGGGCTATAAGTATCGAATAGCTATTATTGTTTTCTTTTTGAGCTTCACCTACATCGAGTTGATGGATAAGACCACCTATCTCAATCACTATTATTTTGTAAGTCTGGTGAGTTTCGTTCTTATTTTCCTACCGGCCCATGTTTATGCCTCCATTGATTCATGCAAGAATCCAACAATGTCATTTGATTATATACCCCGTTGGAATGTAGATGTCCTCAAATTGATGCTCGGTATTGTCTATTTCTATGCTGGTTTAGCTAAGTTGAATTCTGATTGGTTAGTTCACGCCATGCCTCTGAAAATGTGGTTGCCTGGTGGTTATGATTTGCCATTATTGGGTTATTGGTTGCAGCAGACCTGGGTGCATTATGCATTGAGTTGGATGGGTGCCTTGTATGATCTGACGGTTCCCTTTCTATTGCTCTATGCGACTACCAGATGGTTAGGGTATTTTATGGTTATTGTTTTTCATGTCCTTACCAGTATGCTATTTCCTATCGGAATGTTTCCATACCTCATGATTGCCTGTACATTAATATTTTTCACACCATCATTTCATGTCAAAGTGTTAGAAAAACTGAGTCAATATGTTCCTTGGTTGAGACCAACGGCTCACTCTGGTCGTTCTTTGAACATTGACAATAAATCTTTATGGCAGAGCGTAAGATTGAACTTGATAATCGTTTTCTTTGCGCTCCAATTGGCCATTCCATTTAGATATCTGTTGTATCCTGGAGAGTTATTTTGGACAGAAGAAGGCTTTCGGTTTTCTTGGCGTGTGATGTTGATGGAAAAAGCTGGTGTGGCTAGTTTCAAAATTGTTGATGGGAAAACAGGTCAACGGTTTTACGTGGAAAACAGAGACTTTCTCACACCATTCCAAGAGAAGCAAATGTCATTTCAACCTGACTTTATTTTGGAATACGCCCATTATTTAGGACGACATTTTGAGTCTCAAGGACATCAGAATGTTGAGGTGTATGTAGATAGTTTTGTGGCGCTGAATGGGAGATCAAGTCGCCCATTTGTCAACCCCAAAGTTGATTTAATGAAGGAAAAAGAGTCATTCAAACATAAAGATTGGATTTTACCATTCGAAGATGAGATTAAAGGTTTGTAG